The following coding sequences are from one Bufo bufo chromosome 2, aBufBuf1.1, whole genome shotgun sequence window:
- the LOC120990667 gene encoding gastrula zinc finger protein XlCGF17.1-like: MLSQNSNTEDEDIMQPSSEENLHSGLHSTNLSYKSSKCAEPFLDQSQIVTTSTVQKVGKTFNGGKKFRKRSCLPTHRIIYTGEKPYSCSECGKCLANKSSLDAHVRIHTGERPYSCSECGKSFTQKSYLVAHEITHTVEKPYSCSEYEESFTRKSSLVRHERIHTKEKLYTCLECGKCFTQKSTLVAHERIHTGEKPYSCSECGKCFINKSHLIMHERIHTGEKPYSCSECGKCFRQKSNLRTHKRSHTGEKPYSCSECGKCFANKSRIVKHEKIHTGEKPYSCSECGKCFTDRSNLMTHVRNHTGEKPYSCSECGKCFKQRSILDRHEKIHTEEKPYSCSECGKCFTDKSYLIKHMRIHTGEKPYSCSECGKSFAQKSNFVITWSFP, encoded by the exons ATGTTATCACAAAACTCTAACACAGAAGATGAAGATATCATGCAGCCCTCTTCAGAAGAAAACTTACATTCAGGACTTCACAGTACAAATCTCTCATATAAGTCCTCTAAATGTGCAGAACCTTTTCTTGACCAATCACAAATTGTTACCACAAGTACAGTTCAGAAAGTGGGTAAAACATTTAACGGTGGAAAAAAGTTTAGAAAAAGATCATGTCTTCCAACACACAGAATAATTTACACAggtgagaagccatattcatgttcagaatgtggaaaatgtttagcAAATAAATCAAGTCTTGATGCACATGtacgaattcacacaggggagaggccatattcatgttcagaatgtgggaaaagttttacacagaaatcatatcttgttgCACATGAGATAACTCACACagtagagaagccgtattcatgttcagaatatgAGGAAAGCTTTACAAGAAAATCAAgccttgttagacatgagagaattcacacaaaggagaagttgtatacatgtttagaatgtgggaaatgttttacacagaaatcaacaCTTGttgcacatgagagaattcacacaggagagaaaccatattcatgttcagaatgtgggaaatgttttataaataaatCACATCTCATTatgcatgagagaattcacacaggagagaagccatattcatgttcagaatgtggcaaatgttttagaCAAAAATCCAATCTTCGTACacataagagaagtcacacaggcgagaagccatattcatgttcagaatgtgggaaatgttttgcaaatAAATCAAGAATTGTTAAacatgagaaaattcacacaggagaaaaaccatattcatgttcagaatgtggaaaatgttttacagatagatCAAATCTCATGACACAtgtgagaaatcacacaggagagaaaccatattcatgttcagaatgtggcaaatgttttaaacAAAGATCCATTCTTGATAGACATGAGAAAATTCATACagaagagaaaccatattcatgttcagaatgtgggaaatgttttacagataaatcatatCTCATTAAACAtatgagaattcacacaggagaaaaaccatattcatgttcagaatgtggaaagtcTTTTGCACAGAAATCA AATTTTGTGATAACATGGAGCTTCCCTTAA